The following proteins are co-located in the Apium graveolens cultivar Ventura chromosome 5, ASM990537v1, whole genome shotgun sequence genome:
- the LOC141661234 gene encoding uncharacterized protein LOC141661234 has translation MKLYRLVTNIRVVGETVDETSVVKKLLRAVPSKYVTISSTIEQFGIMEEMAVEDIVGQLKAHDERTRGVFEDKGEKLLITEEEWLKSESPDGKLLLTREEWAKRANRGGSDQKFRRESGSGIRGGRDRSKMRCFNCNILGHFAYECRKPRHDKEQKTEQKSEDNLTQIEGDEPALLLTEYGEEENNVVLLNEGSIKPQLRPKNEKTGESNLWYLDNGASNHMTGLRSKFYELDEAVTGRVNFGDGSVVHIKGKVSVAFECKNGEKQILCEVYYIPSLCSNIIS, from the coding sequence ATGAAGTTGTATAGATTGGTAACCAACATTCGAGTGGTGGGAGAAACCGTGGATGAGACAAGTGTGGTCAAGAAATTGTTGAGAGCCGTCCCTTCGAAGTATGTGACGATTTCAAGCACAATTGAACAGTTTGGGATAATGGAAGAGATGGCGGTGGAAGACATCGTAGGTCAATTGAAGGCTCACGATGAGAGAACAAGAGGAGTATTTGAAGACAAAGGGGAAAAATTATTGATAACAGAAGAGGAATGGCTGAAGAGTGAGTCACCTGATGGAAAGTTATTGTTAACTCGTGAAGAATGGGCGAAGCGAGCAAATAGGGGAGGCAGTGATCAGAAATTCAGACGCGAATCAGGTAGTGGCATACGCGGGGGACGTGATCGTAGTAAAATGAGGTGTTTCAATTGCAATATACTTGGACACTTCGCATATGAGTGTCGAAAACCTCGCCATGACAAGGAGCAGAAAACTGAACAGAAATCGGAGGACAACTTGACGCAAATTGAGGGAGATGAACCTGCATTACTCTTAACTGAAtatggagaggaagagaataaTGTAGTGTTGCTGAATGAAGGGAGTATAAAGCCACAGCTCAGGCCAAAAAATGAGAAGACAGGAGAATCCAACctttggtatttggataatgGAGCAAGTAACCACATGACGGGGTTACGCTCCAAGTTCTATGAGTTGGATGAAGCAGTGACAGGACGTGTAAATTTTGGAGATGGGTCAGTTGTACACATAAAAGGTAAGGTTTCAGTGGCTTTTGAGTGCAAGAATGGGGAGAAGCAGATATTATGCGAAGTTTACTATATTCCATCACTTTGCAGCAATATTATAAGCTGA